The sequence CAAGTGCTTCGCTTTCCTGGCCGGCCACGAGAGCTTTGCTGCCGCTGAGGGCGCAATCGGCATTGCCCGTACCGCCAACAAGGTTCGCAAAGAGCCCCTGAAGGTCATCCTGAACGGCCTGGGCAAGGACGCTGCTTATATCATCTCCCGTGTCAACGGCTTCACCTATGTAAAGACCGATTATGATTTTTACACCGGCGAGCTGAAGATTGAGGAAGAAAAGGCATTCTCCGACGGCGAGCGCGCTGCCGTAAAGTGCTACGGCGCCAACGATGTGCTTGAGGGCGTTGCCATTATGAAGCACGAGGGCGTAGATGTTTCCATCACCGGTAACTCTACCAACCCCACCCGCTTCCAGCACCTGGTTGCCGGCACTTACAAGAAGTGGTGCCTGGAGAACGGCAAAAAGTACTTCTCCGTGGCTTCCGGCGGCGGCACCGGCCGTACCCTGCACCCGGACAATATGGCTGCCGGTCCCGCTTCCTACGGTCTGACTGACTCTATGGGTCGTATGCACGGCGACGCACAGTTCGCCGGCTCCTCCTCCGTTCCCGCTCACGTTGAGATGATGGGCCTGATCGGTATGGGCAACAACCCCATGGTAGGCGCTACCGTGGCTTGCGCAGTGGCTGTGGAAGAAGCCACCAAATAAGCCAAAAACGGCATAAAATCACCCCCGCACGCCCGGCGTGTGGGGGTTTCTTTTTGCGTTATATTATGAGGGCGCTCCCTCAGTTGACCGTAGGGCGGGGGCTTGCTCCCGCCGCGTACTCCACAAATTTTATCCTTTACTCACGGTAAACTTATGCCCACAATCCTGGCAAATGCCTACGGTTGCATTCTTAAACTTGGTGCTGCTCTTGGTCATCGTCTTGGGCATAAAAAAGCCAAAAATCATCAGACAGCAGAAAAGGCGCAGCATTTTATACAGCATATTGGGAATGATCCCCCGCTTTTTGGTCTTTGTTTTGCCATTTGTCTGCTCGTTGGTCACCAGCACATTGGTGCTGCCGCAATTTGGACAAACCATATTCTTCTCTCCTTTCCCTTATTTTTTCTGAACCAGGTGAATGTGGGTCGGCTCCGTGACCTTAATAAAATAGCCCTCCGGAATGGTCACGGACTTGGTCTCCTGCACATCCAGCAAATAAGCTTTACCGTTCGCCCATTCTTCCCATTCGCCCTGCTTAACCTTTTTATTTTGGTACACGGTCATCTGGGTAGGGTACGCATCCACATTGGTCACCTGATAAGTACCTGCGGGCACAAAATATCCGATGATATGATCCTCAAATTCCGTATCTTTATTCAGCACCAGATCCTTACCGTATGTACCGTGTTTTCCGGCAGTGATCTCAAAATCCAGCGTGTCCACCGTGGGCTTTGCAGTGGTGGCTTCTGTTATCGCAGGCGCTGTGATGGTAGGTTCCGGCTTAGTCGACGCACTTTTTCCGCCGGACAAACCGGTGCATAAAGCAAACAACGCAAACGCCGCAATACAAACGATCAGCTGTATTTTCATGGGACCGCCTTTCTTCTTCGCTACAATCACCCACACCAAAAAAGCCACAAAGACCCAAAAGAAAAGCACGGCTAACCCTTTCATTTTTATTCCTCCTATCCTGCATTTTTCTTTCGTATATTCAATTATAGATAATATTTATCTAAAAGTCAATAGACAAATATTATCTAGGCTATACTGTGGTTGGGTGATGATGTGAAAACACGCATAAAAGACCTGCGCACCGACCACGATCTGACGCAGGAGCAGGTGGCTGCAGCCTTGGACATTACGCAGCGCAAATACAGTTATTTGGAACGAGAAGTACAGCCCCTAACCGACGAGCTGATCTGTCGGCTGGCCGCCTTTTATCAGGTAAGCGCCGACTACATTCTCTACCTCACGGACAAAAAATAAAGCAAGACCGTAAGAATGGTCCTGCTTTTTATTTATATACAGCATGGTGACATCTGCCTGCAATCCCTCCACCGCCTAACCGGTGCCCGTCCCCTCTGTCGCTGCGCGACTGATGGATTTTGCGGGCGGATGATATCCGCCCCTACCCCGTAGGGCGGGGGCTTGCTCCCGCCGCAAACTCGGTTAATCGTAGAGTGGAGAGCCATTCCCCACCGCAAACATCACGCCTCGGCAGCCACCTTGGCGGCGCGGGCAATGTGGGTGCGAATTACGGTGCAGGTCTCCTCAAACGCCTGCTGTTCCGCAGCGTTCAAGGGAAGCTCGATAATATCCTCAATGCCGTCCCTGCCGATGACACAGGGCACACCGGCGTGCAGATCTTGCTGACCGTACTCCCCTTGCAACAGCACGGAAGCAGGCAGCACCCGGTGCTCGTCCCGGAGAATACACTTGACCATATCCGCCAGCGCTGCGCCGATGCCGAATTCCGTGGAGCCTTTGCCTTCAATGATCTCGTTGCCGATCTGGCGGGTGCGCTCCAAAATCAGATCCTCATCCAGCTTGCCGTAGCGCACCGGATCCTGCCGGCGCAGGGCGGTATAATCCCGACCGCCGATGGTGGTGGAGGAGAAGGGAATCAGCGAGGAATTGCCGTGCTCGCCCAAGGAGCAGGTAGTCAGGCTGCGGCGATCCACACCGGCCAGCTCGCTGATGGTGCGCTTCAGCCGGGCGGTATCCAAAAGTGTGCCGGTAGAGAAGCACCGTTCCCGGGGCAGCCCCAGGGATTTGCGGGTAAAATCCGCAATGATATCCGCCGGGTTCGTAATGGTAATCACAATGCCCTGATAATCCAGCGGCTTTAAGTGGCTGCACACATCCCGGAGCATACGCACCGAGTCGTCCAGCATGTCCAGCCGCGTTTGCCCGGGCTTGCGGGGCTGACCCACGGAAATAACAATAATATCCGCCGTTTTGCAGTCATCATAATTCCCCACATGCACGGTGCAACTGCCGGGCGTGAACAAGCAGGCGTCTGCCACATCCATGGCGTTGGCGCGGGCTTTCTCCAAATCCGTATCCAGCAGCACGATCTCCTCGCACACGCCGCCAAAGGCCAAAGCCATGGCGCAGTGGGAGCCTACATGCCCGGCGCCGATGATCACAACTTTTCGCTTATCCATAACGCTCACCTCGAACAAATTCTATATCTATTGTACTCCCCGCCCAGTCATTTGTAAAGCCCGCTTGTAACCGGGCGATATTTGTGCCATAATAAAAGCGGTGATCCTATGACGAAACAAAAAATCCTGGTGATCGGCACCGGCGGCACCATCGGCGCCAAGGCCGGTTCCACCATTACGGCGGACGCACCGCTGAAGATTCTAAACCTATATACGCCCCCGGCGGGGGTAGATCTGATCGGCCGAGCGGCCTTTGACCGCTTTTCCGAGCATGCCGACCTGGCGTACCTGGAGCAGCTTTGCACCTATATGCAGGGGATCGATTACAGCGCTTGCCGGGGCGTGGTGCTGCTCCACGGCAGCGACA comes from Oscillospiraceae bacterium and encodes:
- a CDS encoding helix-turn-helix domain-containing protein, which encodes MKTRIKDLRTDHDLTQEQVAAALDITQRKYSYLEREVQPLTDELICRLAAFYQVSADYILYLTDKK
- a CDS encoding GGGtGRT protein, which produces MANDVKFEGKERRLAKIEKCLAEYGLSSLEEARDLCLSKGIDVDGIVKGVQPIAFDNASWAYTLGVAVALKKGVATASEAAAAIGIGLQAFCIPGSVAEQRNVGLGHGNLGARLLHEDTKCFAFLAGHESFAAAEGAIGIARTANKVRKEPLKVILNGLGKDAAYIISRVNGFTYVKTDYDFYTGELKIEEEKAFSDGERAAVKCYGANDVLEGVAIMKHEGVDVSITGNSTNPTRFQHLVAGTYKKWCLENGKKYFSVASGGGTGRTLHPDNMAAGPASYGLTDSMGRMHGDAQFAGSSSVPAHVEMMGLIGMGNNPMVGATVACAVAVEEATK
- a CDS encoding L-lactate dehydrogenase, with the protein product MDKRKVVIIGAGHVGSHCAMALAFGGVCEEIVLLDTDLEKARANAMDVADACLFTPGSCTVHVGNYDDCKTADIIVISVGQPRKPGQTRLDMLDDSVRMLRDVCSHLKPLDYQGIVITITNPADIIADFTRKSLGLPRERCFSTGTLLDTARLKRTISELAGVDRRSLTTCSLGEHGNSSLIPFSSTTIGGRDYTALRRQDPVRYGKLDEDLILERTRQIGNEIIEGKGSTEFGIGAALADMVKCILRDEHRVLPASVLLQGEYGQQDLHAGVPCVIGRDGIEDIIELPLNAAEQQAFEETCTVIRTHIARAAKVAAEA